From Thermus albus, one genomic window encodes:
- a CDS encoding FAD-binding oxidoreductase — translation MAAWGKAQTGEVREELKALFGSRALLSPAEKGVYRYDAILVGPEPLAVALPESREEVQALVRLARKYHLPLVPRGAGSGLSGGAVPEEGAIVVAFTRMTRLELDPVGRTAWAEPGVTTARISEEARPYGLFYPPDPASSRTSTLGGNLGENAGGPLCFKYGVTGDYVLELEFVDAWGEVHRLGREAYDVAGLLIGSEGTLGLITGVRVRLLPLPRYRATLMAAFPHVGALAEAVSRAIALGAVPAKLEFLDPVCVNAVEDYLGLGLPRGHALLLAETDGEDLEVVQEELSLLERTAQELGARVQKARDEKEAEALWRARRSVSPALGRIRPKRVNEDIAVPRSQLPEVVREIQALGEAYGLVVAQFGHIGDGNLHPNILFDPRRESEERVWELAHQIARVALRHGGVLSGEHGIGLMKREFMKEAVEEGTLEAFRTVKATLDPQGLLNPGKVLP, via the coding sequence ATGGCGGCTTGGGGAAAAGCGCAGACCGGGGAGGTGCGCGAGGAGCTGAAGGCCCTTTTCGGCTCCAGGGCCCTCCTTTCCCCGGCGGAGAAAGGGGTGTACCGCTACGACGCCATCCTGGTGGGGCCGGAGCCTTTGGCGGTGGCCCTGCCGGAGTCCCGGGAGGAGGTGCAGGCCCTGGTGCGCCTGGCCCGGAAGTACCACCTTCCCCTGGTTCCCCGGGGTGCGGGAAGCGGCCTGAGCGGGGGGGCGGTGCCGGAGGAGGGGGCCATTGTGGTGGCCTTTACCCGCATGACCCGCCTGGAGCTGGACCCTGTAGGGCGTACCGCCTGGGCCGAGCCTGGGGTGACCACGGCCAGGATCTCGGAGGAGGCCAGGCCCTACGGGCTTTTCTACCCCCCTGACCCCGCCTCCTCGCGCACCAGCACCCTGGGGGGCAACCTGGGGGAGAACGCCGGGGGGCCCCTCTGCTTCAAGTACGGGGTCACGGGGGATTACGTCTTGGAGCTGGAGTTCGTGGACGCCTGGGGGGAGGTGCACCGCCTGGGCCGGGAGGCCTACGATGTGGCTGGCCTGCTTATCGGCTCGGAAGGGACCTTGGGCCTGATCACGGGGGTGCGGGTGCGGCTTCTTCCCCTTCCCCGGTACCGGGCCACCTTGATGGCGGCCTTTCCCCACGTGGGCGCCCTGGCAGAGGCGGTCTCCCGGGCCATCGCCTTGGGGGCGGTGCCGGCGAAGCTGGAGTTTTTGGATCCCGTTTGCGTAAACGCCGTGGAGGACTACCTGGGCCTGGGGCTTCCAAGAGGGCATGCCCTCCTTTTGGCGGAAACGGATGGGGAGGACCTCGAGGTGGTCCAAGAGGAGCTTTCGCTTCTGGAGAGGACGGCCCAGGAACTTGGGGCTAGGGTGCAGAAGGCGCGGGACGAGAAGGAGGCGGAGGCCCTTTGGCGGGCCAGGCGGAGCGTGAGCCCCGCCTTGGGCCGCATCCGCCCCAAGCGGGTCAACGAGGACATCGCGGTGCCCAGAAGCCAGCTTCCTGAGGTGGTGCGGGAGATCCAGGCCTTGGGGGAGGCCTACGGCCTGGTGGTGGCCCAGTTTGGCCATATTGGGGATGGGAACCTGCACCCCAACATCCTCTTTGACCCCAGGCGGGAGAGCGAGGAACGGGTCTGGGAGCTGGCCCACCAGATCGCCCGGGTGGCCCTACGGCATGGCGGCGTGCTTTCCGGGGAGCATGGGATTGGCCTCATGAAGCGGGAGTTCATGAAGGAAGCGGTGGAGGAAGGGACCCTCGAGGCTTTCCGCACGGTAAAGGCCACCTTGGATCCCCAGGGGCTCCTGAACCCGGGCAAGGTCCTGCCCTAA